The following coding sequences are from one Frigoribacterium sp. Leaf415 window:
- the hrpA gene encoding ATP-dependent RNA helicase HrpA codes for MIPTITYPAELPVSQRRDDIAAAIRDNQVVIVAGATGSGKTTQLPKICLELGRTKIGHTQPRRIAARTISERIAEELGDEVGGVVGYQVRFTDKVGADTQIKLMTDGILLNEIHFDRELERYDTIIIDEAHERSLTIDFLLGYLKQLLPRRPDLKLIITSATIDPESFSKHFGDAPIVEVSGRTYPVEVRYRPLVADDTTSDDDGDLDDDDRPSGRQGDRQEARAGDRRQRADDKDYLQGINEALDELARESSGDVLVFLSGENEIRDAEESIRGRNLPHTEVLPLYGRLSAADQHRVFQPSTTAGTRRRIVLATNVAETSLTVPGIKYVIDAGTARISRYSTRAKVQRLPIEAISQASANQRSGRSGRTSSGIAIRLYSETDFEKRPEFTEPEILRTNLAAVILQMISLNLGDIAAFPFLQPPDSRGIKDGLDLLRELGAVTQGGQITRVGKQLTRLPIDPRLARMVVESKTQGTTREVLAIVSALSIQDPRERPLDRRAQADEKHSRFRDPKGDFLTLLNLFEYLEDKQRELSGNAFKRLCRDEFLNYLRIREWQDVYRQLTRAARPLGLHVGERSANPDGVHRSLLAGLLSQIGLFDPQKKDFVGARQTRFLIFPGSSLAKKPPAAVMTAELVETSRLFARVAGSIDPAWAEPLAPDLVKRSYGEPHWEKKQGAVVAYERVTLYGVPIVERRRIQFSRIDPAYARELFIRHALVEGDWEGHQAFEQKNQQLIRELTEVEERTRRRDILVDGDAAFEFFQRRIPADVASMRDFEGWWRKAKVDTPDLLTMTAADLLGDDEPDVDEQGFPSTWQQGDQTLTLRYKFEPGADDDGVTVIVPLPLLPRLRPVGFDWQVPGLRDELVTSLIKSLPKQIRKNVVPAADWASKITDELPDAPPADVDEPFTATVAAAIKKLTYTPVTTDDFDLHRVPAHLRVTYAVVDERGRTVGADKDLDALQHRLRDATRDSVARVTQGGGREERGRGRGRGRGGAGGDTTPVAPRPTSSIEREGLTSWDFDELPAVVDTRHGDTVIRAYPALVDHGDSVSITLMATPADQALATPKGVRRLLMLATPSPVAYVQQHLTSAEKLILATSPYQNTSALFADCLVAVVDDVLFRVKPDGMVMTKKEFLSTRDRVSGAVMDQMFQTVSLVARTLTAARDADKAMKGATSMTLLAALTDMRQQRDRLIRPGFVSQTGLQQLQRVPVYLVGITKRTAKLLENPGRDRVWLSEVQQATERYEAAGGTFPPTDTAPPALVRARWMLEEFRLSLFAQDLRPSESVSLQRIVKVLASA; via the coding sequence ATGATCCCCACCATCACGTATCCCGCCGAGCTGCCGGTCAGCCAGAGGCGCGACGACATCGCCGCGGCGATCCGTGACAACCAGGTCGTCATCGTCGCCGGCGCCACCGGCTCGGGCAAGACGACCCAGCTGCCCAAGATCTGCCTCGAGCTCGGTCGCACCAAGATCGGCCACACCCAGCCCCGTCGCATCGCGGCCCGCACGATCAGCGAGCGCATCGCCGAAGAACTCGGCGACGAGGTCGGCGGCGTCGTCGGGTACCAGGTGCGGTTCACCGACAAGGTCGGCGCCGACACGCAGATCAAGCTGATGACCGACGGCATCCTGCTCAACGAGATCCACTTCGACCGCGAGCTCGAGCGCTACGACACGATCATCATCGACGAGGCCCACGAGCGCAGCCTCACGATCGACTTCCTGCTCGGCTACCTCAAGCAGCTGCTGCCCCGCCGCCCCGACCTCAAGCTGATCATCACCAGCGCCACGATCGACCCCGAGTCGTTCTCGAAGCACTTCGGCGACGCGCCCATCGTCGAGGTCTCGGGTCGCACCTACCCGGTCGAGGTCCGCTACCGACCCCTCGTCGCCGACGACACCACGAGCGACGACGACGGCGACCTCGACGACGACGACCGCCCCTCGGGTCGGCAGGGCGACCGGCAGGAGGCGCGGGCCGGCGACCGCAGGCAGCGCGCCGACGACAAGGACTACCTCCAGGGCATCAACGAGGCCCTCGACGAGCTCGCGCGCGAGTCGAGCGGCGACGTCCTGGTCTTCCTCAGCGGCGAGAACGAGATCCGAGACGCCGAAGAGAGCATCCGCGGCCGCAACCTGCCGCACACCGAGGTGCTGCCCCTCTACGGCCGGCTGAGCGCCGCCGACCAGCACCGCGTCTTCCAGCCCAGCACGACCGCCGGCACCCGCAGGCGCATCGTCCTCGCGACCAACGTCGCCGAGACCAGCCTCACCGTGCCCGGCATCAAGTACGTGATCGACGCCGGCACGGCCCGCATCAGCCGCTACTCGACCCGGGCCAAGGTGCAGCGCCTGCCGATCGAGGCCATCTCGCAGGCGAGCGCCAACCAGCGGTCCGGTCGCTCCGGTCGCACGAGCAGCGGCATCGCGATCCGCCTCTACAGCGAGACCGACTTCGAGAAGCGTCCCGAGTTCACCGAGCCCGAGATCCTGCGGACCAACCTCGCCGCGGTCATCCTGCAGATGATCTCGCTGAACCTCGGCGACATCGCCGCCTTCCCCTTCCTGCAGCCGCCCGACTCCCGCGGCATCAAGGACGGCCTCGATCTGCTGCGCGAGCTCGGCGCCGTCACCCAGGGTGGCCAGATCACGCGTGTCGGCAAGCAGCTCACCCGACTGCCGATCGACCCGCGCCTCGCCCGGATGGTCGTCGAGTCGAAGACGCAGGGCACGACACGCGAGGTGCTCGCCATCGTCTCGGCGCTGAGCATCCAGGACCCCCGCGAGCGCCCCCTCGATCGACGAGCCCAGGCCGACGAGAAGCACTCGCGCTTCCGCGACCCCAAGGGCGACTTCCTCACCCTGCTCAACCTGTTCGAGTACCTCGAGGACAAGCAGAGGGAGCTCAGCGGCAACGCCTTCAAGCGGCTGTGCCGCGACGAGTTCCTCAACTACCTGCGCATCCGCGAGTGGCAGGACGTCTACCGCCAACTCACCCGAGCAGCCCGTCCCCTCGGGCTGCACGTCGGCGAGCGCAGCGCGAACCCCGACGGCGTGCACCGCAGCCTGCTGGCCGGCCTGCTCAGCCAGATCGGCCTGTTCGACCCGCAGAAGAAGGACTTCGTCGGTGCCCGCCAGACGAGGTTCCTGATCTTCCCGGGCAGCAGCCTCGCGAAGAAGCCGCCGGCGGCCGTGATGACCGCCGAACTGGTCGAGACCAGCCGCCTGTTCGCCCGGGTCGCCGGCTCGATCGACCCGGCCTGGGCCGAACCGCTCGCGCCCGACCTGGTGAAGCGCAGCTACGGCGAGCCCCACTGGGAGAAGAAGCAGGGTGCCGTCGTCGCCTACGAGCGCGTCACGCTCTACGGTGTGCCGATCGTCGAGCGACGGCGCATCCAGTTCTCGCGCATCGACCCCGCCTACGCCCGCGAGCTGTTCATCCGACACGCGCTCGTCGAGGGCGACTGGGAGGGGCACCAGGCCTTCGAGCAGAAGAACCAGCAGCTGATCCGCGAGCTGACCGAGGTCGAAGAGCGCACCCGCCGCCGCGACATCCTGGTCGACGGCGACGCCGCGTTCGAGTTCTTCCAACGGCGCATCCCGGCCGACGTCGCCAGCATGCGCGACTTCGAGGGCTGGTGGCGCAAGGCCAAGGTCGACACCCCCGACCTGCTCACCATGACCGCCGCCGACCTGCTCGGGGACGACGAACCCGACGTCGACGAACAGGGCTTCCCGAGCACGTGGCAGCAGGGCGACCAGACGTTGACCCTGCGCTACAAGTTCGAGCCGGGGGCCGACGACGACGGCGTGACCGTGATCGTCCCGCTGCCGCTGTTGCCGCGCCTCCGTCCGGTCGGGTTCGACTGGCAGGTGCCGGGGTTGCGCGACGAGCTGGTCACGTCGTTGATCAAGTCGCTGCCGAAGCAGATCCGCAAGAACGTGGTCCCCGCCGCCGACTGGGCGTCGAAGATCACCGACGAGCTGCCCGACGCACCGCCCGCCGACGTCGACGAGCCGTTCACCGCGACCGTGGCCGCGGCCATCAAGAAGCTCACCTACACGCCCGTCACGACCGACGACTTCGACCTGCACCGCGTGCCCGCCCACCTGCGGGTCACGTACGCGGTGGTCGACGAGCGGGGCCGCACGGTCGGTGCCGACAAAGACCTGGACGCGCTGCAGCACCGGTTGCGCGACGCCACGCGCGACAGCGTCGCCCGCGTCACGCAGGGCGGCGGGCGCGAGGAGCGCGGCCGCGGCCGGGGTCGAGGACGAGGAGGCGCGGGTGGCGACACCACGCCCGTCGCGCCTCGCCCCACCAGCTCGATCGAGCGCGAGGGCCTGACGTCGTGGGACTTCGACGAGCTCCCCGCCGTCGTCGACACCCGTCACGGCGACACCGTCATCCGGGCCTACCCGGCTCTGGTCGACCACGGCGACTCGGTCTCGATCACATTGATGGCGACACCCGCCGACCAGGCCCTCGCGACGCCGAAGGGCGTGCGGCGCCTGCTGATGCTGGCGACGCCGTCGCCCGTGGCCTATGTGCAGCAGCACCTGACGAGCGCCGAGAAGCTCATCCTGGCGACGAGTCCGTACCAGAACACGTCGGCGCTCTTCGCGGACTGCCTGGTGGCCGTCGTCGACGACGTGCTGTTCCGGGTGAAGCCCGACGGCATGGTGATGACCAAGAAAGAGTTCCTCTCGACTCGCGACCGGGTGTCGGGGGCCGTGATGGACCAGATGTTCCAGACCGTCTCGCTCGTCGCCCGCACGCTGACCGCCGCCCGCGACGCCGACAAGGCGATGAAGGGTGCGACGTCGATGACCCTCCTCGCCGCGCTGACCGACATGCGCCAGCAGCGCGACCGGCTGATCCGTCCGGGCTTCGTGTCGCAGACCGGGCTCCAGCAGCTGCAGCGCGTGCCGGTGTACCTCGTGGGCATCACGAAGCGCACGGCGAAGCTGCTCGAGAACCCCGGGCGGGACCGCGTCTGGCTGAGCGAGGTGCAGCAGGCGACCGAGCGGTACGAGGCCGCGGGCGGGACGTTCCCGCCGACCGACACCGCGCCTCCTGCGCTCGTCCGCGCCCGCTGGATGCTCGAGGAGTTCCGCCTCAGCCTGTTCGCACAGGACCTGCGCCCGAGCGAGAGCGTCTCGCTGCAGCGCATCGTCAAGGTGCTCGCCTCCGCCTGA
- a CDS encoding LacI family DNA-binding transcriptional regulator yields the protein MRATVKDVAALAGVSPKTVSNVINGVVFVRPDTRTRVESALAELDYVPNLSARGLRTGRTGSIALAFPDLSTPYSAEMTHWFVEQAHERGWSIQLEQTGSRPEREGELLSRGKEHLVDGLVLNPITLDASALSSAGSGTGAATDSLPPVVVIGEVEQTLVDQVRVDSVAAARDMTAHLIAVGHRRIATLGDSAGEFDTATARARTRGFEQAMAEAGLPVDRALQYSCPEWTSADAFAVVRAAIDRGDRPDAIFCFTDSLAIGAVSALSSGGLRVPDDVAVAGFDDIVDGRFSVPPLTTVSFDKRLFVDRTLELLAARIADRQGAAELVLIPHEIVVRASTRA from the coding sequence ATGCGCGCGACGGTGAAGGACGTGGCGGCACTCGCCGGAGTGTCGCCGAAGACCGTCTCGAACGTGATCAACGGCGTCGTCTTCGTGCGACCCGACACCAGGACCCGGGTCGAGAGCGCGCTCGCCGAGCTCGACTACGTGCCGAACCTCAGCGCGCGCGGCCTGCGCACCGGGCGCACCGGGTCGATCGCCCTGGCCTTCCCCGACCTGAGCACCCCGTACAGCGCCGAGATGACGCACTGGTTCGTCGAGCAGGCGCACGAACGCGGCTGGTCGATCCAGCTCGAGCAGACCGGCTCGCGGCCCGAGCGCGAGGGCGAGCTGCTCTCGCGGGGCAAGGAGCACCTCGTCGACGGCCTCGTCCTCAACCCGATCACGCTCGACGCCAGCGCCCTGTCGTCGGCCGGTTCCGGCACCGGGGCCGCCACCGACTCGTTGCCGCCCGTCGTCGTGATCGGCGAGGTCGAACAGACTCTCGTCGACCAGGTGCGGGTCGACAGCGTCGCCGCGGCCCGCGACATGACAGCCCACCTGATCGCCGTCGGGCACCGCCGCATCGCGACCCTGGGCGACTCGGCCGGCGAGTTCGACACGGCGACGGCCCGCGCGCGCACCCGAGGCTTCGAGCAGGCCATGGCCGAGGCCGGGCTGCCCGTCGACCGTGCTCTGCAGTACTCGTGCCCCGAATGGACGTCGGCCGACGCCTTCGCCGTCGTCCGCGCCGCGATCGATCGCGGCGACCGGCCCGACGCGATCTTCTGCTTCACCGACTCGCTCGCGATCGGCGCCGTCAGCGCGCTGAGTTCGGGGGGCCTGCGCGTCCCCGACGACGTCGCGGTCGCCGGCTTCGACGACATCGTCGACGGGAGGTTCTCCGTGCCGCCGCTGACGACCGTCTCCTTCGACAAGCGACTGTTCGTCGACCGCACCCTCGAGCTGCTCGCGGCCCGCATCGCCGACCGGCAGGGCGCGGCCGAGCTCGTGCTCATCCCCCACGAGATCGTCGTGCGCGCCAGCACCCGCGCCTGA
- a CDS encoding extracellular solute-binding protein yields MTENHRTTPAPRPGTTRGTATPRGLSRRSMLLGSAALVGGAFVATGLSGCAPGAVTGSGTDVAQLKFWHLLSGGDGIKMSALIDQANEQNPEFHATQTVLAWGTPYYTKLAMASAGGRAPDVAIMHASRVPGYAPGGLLDPWDVDKLASYGVREQDFAEAVWKKGFNGGDLYSVALDSHPFILLYNTDIAAQAGALGPDGKLVEISSPEQFLEVANAMQQVTGKHGASWGYLNDGAQLWRMFYTFYKQQGADMVLKEGGTVEYDEQAAVTALEFMQQLTDGTAMATASDIQSGIAEFVSGESGMLFTGVWEVPSAENAGIPFDGSIIPTLFGTPAVYADSHAFVLPRQSEVDDVKREDVYKMVSTILKDSLSWAAAGHIPAYLPIVESPEYAELRPQANYAEAADYLNYDPPAWFTGSGSDFQTYFLDSIQSVILAKDDAADGMRRFVARVNTQLSRPAPV; encoded by the coding sequence ATGACCGAGAACCATCGGACGACCCCGGCACCACGACCGGGCACCACCCGCGGCACCGCCACCCCCCGAGGCCTCAGTCGCCGCAGCATGCTGCTCGGCTCGGCAGCCCTCGTCGGCGGAGCGTTCGTCGCCACGGGCCTCTCGGGCTGCGCCCCCGGCGCCGTCACCGGCTCGGGCACGGACGTCGCCCAGCTCAAGTTCTGGCACCTGCTGAGCGGCGGTGACGGCATCAAGATGTCGGCGCTGATCGACCAGGCCAACGAGCAGAACCCCGAGTTCCACGCGACGCAGACCGTGCTCGCCTGGGGCACCCCGTACTACACGAAGCTCGCCATGGCCTCGGCCGGCGGGCGCGCGCCCGACGTCGCGATCATGCACGCGTCGCGCGTGCCCGGCTACGCCCCCGGTGGCCTGCTCGACCCGTGGGACGTCGACAAGCTCGCGTCGTACGGCGTCCGCGAACAGGACTTCGCCGAGGCGGTCTGGAAGAAGGGCTTCAACGGCGGCGACCTGTACTCGGTCGCGCTCGACTCGCACCCGTTCATCCTGTTGTACAACACCGACATTGCCGCGCAGGCGGGTGCGCTGGGCCCCGACGGCAAGCTCGTCGAGATCAGCAGCCCCGAGCAGTTCCTCGAGGTCGCGAACGCCATGCAGCAGGTGACCGGCAAGCACGGCGCCTCGTGGGGCTACCTCAACGACGGCGCCCAGCTGTGGCGCATGTTCTACACGTTCTACAAGCAGCAGGGCGCCGACATGGTGCTGAAAGAGGGCGGCACGGTCGAGTACGACGAGCAGGCCGCGGTCACCGCGCTCGAGTTCATGCAGCAGCTCACCGACGGCACGGCCATGGCCACGGCCAGCGACATCCAGTCGGGCATCGCCGAGTTCGTCAGCGGTGAGAGCGGCATGCTCTTCACCGGCGTGTGGGAGGTCCCGAGCGCCGAGAATGCGGGCATCCCGTTCGACGGCAGCATCATCCCGACGCTGTTCGGCACGCCGGCCGTCTACGCCGACTCGCACGCGTTCGTGCTGCCGCGGCAGAGCGAGGTCGACGACGTCAAGCGCGAGGACGTCTACAAGATGGTCTCGACCATCCTCAAGGACTCCCTCTCGTGGGCCGCGGCCGGGCACATCCCCGCCTACCTGCCCATCGTCGAGAGCCCCGAGTACGCCGAGCTGCGACCGCAGGCGAACTACGCAGAGGCCGCCGACTACCTCAACTACGACCCGCCCGCCTGGTTCACCGGCTCGGGCTCGGACTTCCAGACGTACTTCCTCGACTCGATCCAGTCGGTGATCCTCGCCAAGGACGACGCGGCCGACGGCATGCGGCGGTTCGTCGCGCGCGTGAACACCCAGCTGTCGCGCCCGGCCCCGGTGTGA
- a CDS encoding carbohydrate ABC transporter permease: MTSTTVKAPRATADRARSDARSTDLSRTSRKRTGPSDNRIGWGFAAPFTVLFAVFLVWPLLHGFYLSFTGQSLTGQGGELIGVANYAEAFADGDMWRSMLNTLWFTVLSTIPLVVVALVLAILVNTGLPGQWLWRLSFFLPYLLASTVVSLFWIQLYSPTLGPINNVLGTLGLPQPAWLQDPDTAMIAVVATTVWWTVGFNFLLYLAALQNIPDQQYEAASLDGAGRWRSLLSITIPQLGPTTGLIVILQVLASLKVFDQIYQMTTGGPAGSTRSAVQYIFDTGFTGYRFGYSSAISYIFFAVIVVISIAQFSITARNRKGAQK; encoded by the coding sequence GTGACCTCCACCACGGTCAAGGCCCCCCGGGCCACCGCCGACCGCGCGCGGTCCGACGCCCGCTCGACCGACCTCAGCCGCACCTCCCGCAAGCGGACCGGCCCGTCCGACAACCGCATCGGGTGGGGCTTCGCCGCCCCGTTCACCGTGCTCTTCGCGGTGTTCCTGGTCTGGCCGCTGCTGCACGGCTTCTACCTGAGCTTCACCGGCCAGAGCCTGACCGGCCAGGGCGGCGAGCTGATCGGCGTCGCCAACTACGCCGAGGCCTTCGCCGACGGCGACATGTGGCGCTCGATGCTCAACACCCTGTGGTTCACGGTGCTCAGCACGATCCCGCTCGTCGTCGTCGCCCTCGTGCTCGCCATCCTCGTCAACACCGGGCTGCCGGGGCAGTGGCTCTGGCGGCTGAGCTTCTTCCTGCCGTACCTGCTCGCCTCGACGGTCGTCTCGCTGTTCTGGATCCAGCTCTACAGCCCGACCCTCGGCCCGATCAACAACGTCCTCGGCACGCTCGGATTGCCGCAGCCCGCCTGGCTGCAGGACCCCGACACCGCCATGATCGCCGTGGTCGCGACCACCGTCTGGTGGACGGTCGGCTTCAACTTCCTGCTGTACCTCGCCGCCCTGCAGAACATCCCCGACCAGCAGTACGAGGCCGCGTCGCTCGACGGCGCCGGACGCTGGCGCTCGCTGCTGTCGATCACCATCCCGCAGCTCGGCCCGACCACCGGCCTGATCGTCATCCTGCAGGTGCTCGCCTCACTGAAGGTCTTCGACCAGATCTACCAGATGACCACCGGCGGACCGGCGGGCAGCACCCGCTCGGCCGTGCAGTACATCTTCGACACCGGGTTCACCGGCTACCGCTTCGGCTACTCGTCGGCGATCTCGTACATCTTCTTCGCGGTCATCGTCGTCATCTCGATCGCACAGTTCAGCATCACGGCCCGCAACCGCAAGGGAGCCCAGAAATGA
- a CDS encoding carbohydrate ABC transporter permease encodes MTAPAIAPTSDLRAPTADRGRKGHKPGQKPFGPMAVLSVIILVVLAVLWLLPFLWSLATSFKSETDAAATPQTWIPAGGFTLDAYRGVLEQGNIPVWLFNSLFTSIVITVIVVATSALVAYAFSRLDFRGKKWLYVATIASIIIPPQVLIVPLFYQMLAFDMVDTYWGIILPQAIAPAMVFVLKKFFDQVPIELEDAARVDGAGRIRVFFTILLPLSRPILGAVSIFVFIGAWNNFLWPFIVTNDASLLTLPVGLQTIESAYGIQYAQNMAAAVLAALPLILVFLFFQRQIIKGISTTGFGGQ; translated from the coding sequence ATGACCGCCCCCGCCATCGCCCCCACGTCCGACCTGCGCGCCCCCACCGCCGACCGCGGTCGGAAGGGCCACAAGCCCGGCCAGAAGCCGTTCGGCCCGATGGCCGTCCTCAGCGTGATCATCCTGGTCGTGCTCGCCGTCCTCTGGCTGCTGCCGTTCCTGTGGTCGCTCGCCACCTCGTTCAAGAGCGAGACCGACGCCGCGGCGACGCCGCAGACCTGGATCCCGGCCGGCGGCTTCACGCTCGACGCCTACCGCGGGGTGCTCGAGCAGGGCAACATCCCGGTGTGGCTGTTCAACAGCCTGTTCACGTCGATCGTGATCACCGTGATCGTCGTGGCCACCTCGGCGCTCGTCGCGTATGCGTTCTCGCGCCTCGACTTCCGGGGCAAGAAGTGGCTCTACGTGGCGACGATCGCGTCGATCATCATCCCGCCGCAGGTGCTGATCGTGCCGTTGTTCTACCAGATGCTCGCCTTCGACATGGTCGACACGTACTGGGGCATCATCCTGCCGCAGGCCATCGCCCCGGCCATGGTCTTCGTGCTGAAGAAGTTCTTCGACCAGGTGCCGATCGAGCTCGAGGACGCCGCCCGCGTCGACGGCGCCGGGCGCATCCGGGTGTTCTTCACGATCCTGCTGCCGCTGTCGCGGCCCATCCTCGGGGCGGTGTCGATCTTCGTGTTCATCGGCGCCTGGAACAACTTCCTGTGGCCGTTCATCGTCACGAACGACGCCTCGCTGCTCACGCTGCCGGTCGGCCTGCAGACCATCGAGAGCGCCTACGGCATCCAGTACGCGCAGAACATGGCCGCCGCCGTCCTCGCGGCCCTGCCGCTGATCCTCGTGTTCCTGTTCTTCCAACGACAGATCATCAAGGGCATCTCGACCACCGGTTTCGGGGGGCAGTGA
- the arfA gene encoding arabinosylfuranosidase ArfA — MSTARITVDREFTIGPVPRRLFGSFVEHMGRCVYTGIYEPGHPTADENGFRQDVLDLTKELGATVIRYPGGNFVSGYNWENGVGPVDQRPRRLDGAWHTVETNAFGLHEFVAWSKLAGTEVMEAVNLGTRGVDAARELVEYANHPGGTALSDRRIANGAKDPFDIKLWCLGNELDGPWQIGHKTATEYGRLAQEAAKAMKFVDDSIELVAVGSSGRGMPTFGTWEHEVLTHAYDEVDYVSMHAYYQEHDGDAKSFLATAVDMDAFIEEVVSTIDGVKAAGKHTKQVDISFDEWNVWYQTGLDSDDQPHNVSKGWREHPRLIEDQYNVTDAVVVGTFLNSLLRHGDRVKIANQAQLVNVIAPIRSEAGGPAWRQSIFWPFARMAALATGQILRTLVTSDKVDTEKYGDADLVDVSATYDEEAGTVAFFLANRGLDEAADVEVALRGFSGGRVTRAEVLAVPEGGDRFSSNTENAQDTVGLVPLTGVTVDGGTARLRLPALSWAVVELEVGKA; from the coding sequence ATGTCCACCGCCCGCATCACCGTCGACCGCGAGTTCACCATCGGCCCGGTCCCGCGCCGCCTCTTCGGCTCGTTCGTCGAGCACATGGGCCGCTGCGTCTACACCGGCATCTACGAGCCCGGCCACCCCACCGCCGATGAGAACGGCTTCCGTCAGGACGTCCTCGACCTCACCAAAGAACTCGGCGCGACCGTCATCCGCTACCCCGGCGGCAACTTCGTGTCGGGCTACAACTGGGAGAACGGAGTCGGGCCGGTCGACCAGCGCCCGCGTCGCCTCGACGGCGCCTGGCACACGGTCGAGACCAACGCCTTCGGCCTGCACGAGTTCGTCGCCTGGTCGAAGCTCGCCGGCACCGAGGTGATGGAGGCCGTCAACCTCGGCACCCGCGGCGTCGACGCGGCTCGTGAGCTCGTCGAGTACGCCAACCATCCCGGTGGCACGGCGCTCAGCGACCGTCGCATCGCCAACGGCGCCAAGGACCCGTTCGACATCAAGCTCTGGTGCCTCGGCAACGAGCTCGACGGCCCGTGGCAGATCGGCCACAAGACCGCCACCGAGTACGGCCGTCTGGCCCAGGAGGCCGCCAAGGCCATGAAGTTCGTCGACGACTCGATCGAACTGGTCGCGGTGGGCAGCTCGGGCCGCGGCATGCCCACCTTCGGCACCTGGGAGCACGAGGTCCTCACCCACGCGTACGACGAGGTCGACTACGTCTCGATGCACGCCTACTACCAGGAGCACGACGGCGACGCGAAGAGCTTCCTCGCGACGGCCGTCGACATGGACGCCTTCATCGAGGAGGTCGTGTCCACCATCGACGGGGTCAAGGCCGCCGGCAAGCACACGAAGCAGGTCGACATCTCGTTCGACGAGTGGAACGTCTGGTACCAGACCGGCCTCGACTCGGACGACCAGCCGCACAACGTCTCGAAGGGCTGGCGCGAGCACCCGCGCCTGATCGAGGACCAATACAACGTCACCGACGCCGTCGTGGTCGGCACCTTCCTCAACTCGCTGCTGCGTCACGGCGACCGGGTCAAGATCGCGAACCAGGCGCAGCTCGTCAACGTCATCGCGCCGATCCGCAGCGAGGCCGGCGGGCCCGCGTGGCGCCAGTCGATCTTCTGGCCGTTCGCCCGCATGGCGGCGCTCGCGACCGGGCAGATCCTGCGCACGCTCGTCACGAGCGACAAGGTCGACACCGAGAAGTACGGCGACGCCGACCTGGTCGACGTCAGCGCCACCTACGACGAAGAGGCCGGCACGGTCGCGTTCTTCCTCGCGAACCGCGGACTCGACGAGGCCGCCGACGTCGAGGTCGCCCTGCGCGGCTTCAGCGGCGGACGCGTCACCCGCGCCGAGGTGCTGGCCGTGCCCGAGGGCGGCGACCGCTTCTCGTCCAACACCGAGAACGCGCAGGACACCGTGGGGCTCGTCCCGCTGACCGGCGTCACGGTCGACGGCGGCACCGCTCGCCTGCGCCTGCCCGCCCTGTCGTGGGCCGTCGTCGAGCTCGAGGTCGGCAAGGCCTGA
- the msuE gene encoding FMN reductase → MTSTLPPTPSSPRPTRPLRVVAVSGTLSTPSKTDALVHEIVTALGDVLPIEAHVIRVSELGPLFAGALTRDQLDERVERELVAIETADLLIVASPVYRASFTGLFKHLFDFVEQYALVDVPVLLAATGGSERHALIIEHSLRPLFGFFQALTLPLGVYAHTTDFTATGGAEKYAVTAPLLQERIRHAIQRGLPLIRSSIAEKGRIERSLDDGGAGDGPSAEDLRASELDLSTPTRLFS, encoded by the coding sequence ATGACTTCCACGCTGCCTCCGACCCCCTCGTCCCCGCGTCCGACCCGGCCCCTGCGGGTCGTCGCCGTGTCGGGCACCCTCAGCACGCCGTCCAAGACCGACGCCCTCGTGCACGAGATCGTCACGGCGCTGGGCGACGTCCTGCCGATCGAGGCGCACGTGATCCGGGTCAGCGAACTCGGGCCGCTGTTCGCCGGCGCGCTCACCCGCGACCAGCTCGACGAGCGGGTCGAGCGGGAGCTGGTCGCCATCGAGACCGCCGACCTGCTGATCGTCGCCTCGCCCGTGTACCGCGCCTCCTTCACCGGGCTCTTCAAGCACCTCTTCGACTTCGTCGAGCAGTACGCGCTCGTCGACGTGCCCGTGCTGCTCGCCGCGACGGGCGGCAGCGAGCGCCACGCGCTGATCATCGAGCACTCGCTGCGACCGCTGTTCGGGTTCTTCCAGGCCCTCACGCTGCCGCTCGGCGTCTACGCGCACACGACCGACTTCACGGCGACCGGGGGCGCGGAGAAGTACGCGGTCACGGCCCCCCTGCTGCAGGAGCGCATCCGCCACGCGATCCAGCGCGGCCTGCCCCTGATCCGGTCGAGCATCGCCGAGAAGGGGCGCATCGAGCGGAGCCTCGACGACGGTGGCGCGGGCGACGGGCCGTCGGCGGAGGACCTGCGCGCGAGCGAGCTCGACCTCTCGACGCCGACACGGCTGTTCAGCTGA